One part of the Parabacteroides distasonis ATCC 8503 genome encodes these proteins:
- a CDS encoding bi-domain-containing oxidoreductase, producing the protein MKQIIQDLKSGSTILEEVPVPQVKSGYVLIQTTRTLVSLGTERMLVEFGKANLIDKARQQPDKVKQVLDKIKTDGLQPTLEAVFNKLGQPLPLGYCNVGRVVAVGKGVAEFKVGDRVASNGNHAEFVCVPKNLVAKVPDDITDEEAAFTVIGSIGLQGIRLLNPQLGETVVVVGLGLIGLVAAQLLRANGCKVIGVDFDQQKVDMAASKGIVAVNPGRGTDPVRFVEDYTGGIGADGVLITASTQNHEVIHQASEMSRKRGRIVLVGVVGLNMRRDDFYKKELSFQVSCSYGAGRYDEEYENKGHDYPLAYVRWTEKRNFETILHAISSGSLDVKSLITEEVDLADYEEIYGDMRKKGSIASILRFPADSKMESVVSIGSNAFVSGNGKIGIIGAGNYTSAMIIPCLAKAHARIKYIASAQGLSAKILARKAGAENATSDYQNILKDPEVDLVMVTTRHNLHARMVIEALRNGKSVFVEKPLCLNETELDDIIRAYQGAPEGTTLTVGFNRRFSPFAEKMRRLLGDGPKNIVATMNAGFIPREVWVHDLEIGGGRIIGEACHFIDLCSFLAGSEVVAVCMNALGENPEENTDNASILLRYANGTNAVINYFANGSKSYAKERVEVFSQERVLVLDNWRKLTGYGFKGFSSMKAGMDKGQKRQFTLLNERIREGGEPLIPFESILNTTKATFACITSLKERCWVNL; encoded by the coding sequence ATGAAACAAATAATTCAAGACCTCAAATCCGGATCAACCATCTTGGAAGAAGTTCCTGTTCCTCAAGTAAAATCCGGCTATGTTTTAATCCAAACGACTCGTACGCTAGTATCTTTAGGAACGGAGCGTATGCTCGTGGAGTTCGGAAAGGCGAACCTGATTGATAAGGCACGGCAACAACCGGATAAGGTGAAGCAAGTTTTGGACAAGATAAAGACGGATGGTTTACAACCGACACTGGAGGCCGTGTTCAATAAGCTAGGGCAGCCTTTGCCTTTGGGATATTGCAATGTCGGACGTGTAGTAGCAGTCGGGAAAGGTGTTGCGGAATTCAAGGTGGGCGATCGGGTGGCCTCGAACGGGAACCATGCGGAGTTTGTTTGTGTGCCGAAGAATCTGGTGGCGAAGGTGCCGGATGATATAACGGATGAGGAAGCGGCCTTTACGGTGATTGGCTCGATTGGTTTGCAGGGAATCCGCTTGCTGAATCCTCAGTTGGGAGAGACGGTTGTGGTGGTCGGTCTGGGATTGATCGGTCTGGTGGCGGCGCAGTTGTTGAGAGCGAACGGCTGTAAGGTTATCGGGGTGGATTTTGACCAGCAGAAGGTGGATATGGCCGCCTCGAAGGGAATCGTGGCTGTTAATCCGGGCAGAGGTACGGATCCGGTAAGGTTCGTGGAGGATTATACGGGGGGTATCGGTGCGGATGGTGTCTTGATCACGGCCTCCACGCAAAACCATGAGGTGATCCATCAAGCGAGTGAGATGTCCCGTAAGAGGGGACGGATCGTTTTGGTGGGTGTTGTCGGATTGAATATGCGAAGGGATGACTTCTATAAGAAGGAGTTGAGTTTTCAGGTATCTTGCTCGTATGGGGCCGGACGTTATGACGAGGAATATGAGAACAAGGGGCACGATTATCCGTTGGCTTATGTCCGCTGGACGGAAAAGCGTAATTTTGAGACGATACTCCACGCGATCTCTTCCGGATCGTTGGATGTCAAGTCGTTGATAACGGAAGAGGTGGACTTGGCCGATTATGAGGAGATTTACGGCGATATGCGTAAGAAAGGATCGATCGCTTCCATATTACGTTTTCCCGCTGATTCGAAGATGGAGTCAGTTGTCTCTATCGGCAGTAATGCCTTTGTGAGTGGAAATGGCAAGATCGGGATTATTGGGGCGGGTAATTATACCTCCGCCATGATCATACCTTGCTTGGCTAAGGCCCATGCTAGAATCAAGTATATAGCGAGCGCCCAAGGATTGTCCGCCAAGATATTGGCGAGGAAGGCGGGGGCGGAGAACGCCACGTCGGACTATCAAAATATATTGAAAGATCCGGAGGTGGATTTGGTGATGGTCACGACACGCCATAACCTGCATGCCCGGATGGTGATAGAGGCTTTACGGAATGGGAAAAGCGTATTCGTGGAGAAACCGTTATGCTTGAATGAGACGGAATTGGATGATATCATACGGGCTTATCAAGGGGCTCCTGAGGGCACGACCTTGACGGTTGGTTTTAACCGGCGTTTCTCTCCGTTCGCCGAGAAGATGAGGCGATTGCTAGGTGACGGACCTAAAAATATAGTGGCGACGATGAACGCCGGATTTATCCCGCGGGAAGTGTGGGTGCATGATCTTGAGATAGGTGGAGGGCGGATCATTGGAGAGGCTTGCCATTTTATCGATCTATGTTCCTTCTTGGCGGGCTCGGAGGTCGTGGCGGTCTGCATGAATGCGTTAGGCGAAAATCCGGAGGAGAATACGGATAATGCCAGCATATTGCTTCGTTACGCGAATGGGACGAACGCCGTGATCAATTACTTTGCGAACGGCTCGAAATCGTACGCCAAGGAACGTGTGGAGGTTTTTTCTCAGGAGAGGGTCTTGGTCTTGGATAACTGGCGTAAATTGACCGGGTATGGTTTTAAGGGTTTCTCATCGATGAAGGCCGGTATGGATAAAGGGCAAAAACGTCAATTTACGTTGTTGAATGAACGTATCCGGGAGGGCGGTGAGCCATTGATTCCATTTGAGAGTATATTGAATACGACGAAAGCTACTTTCGCTTGCATTACGAGCTTGAAAGAGAGATGTTGGGTGAATCTCTAA
- a CDS encoding glycosyltransferase, producing MNSINIINILGVYPPPLGGVSIHVKRLIHGLNKYRLIFLINYGSKVKGFEYIENIHSLPFYIFSLLWKRRRIIHVHSNSYVIFLLLLLFGIRHKIGVTLHNQRIARMKSSFKQFVFTSFFHRADFIILNSKKYSDILVQKYRLSENRLHVIPAFIPPMKSESCGLPKGVLEFRKKCNYLISANAFRLVVEDGLDLYGLDLLIDLIYDLRKDGINAGLLFCLPEIGNKKYYEELQKRIENYHLKEYVKIVSGIIQNAFEYWKISDVFIRPTTTDIEGISVKEALWVNTPAIASDVCERPAGTLLFENRNYLDLKDKVLKIYKKDKYETIDFRENVPDVVNEILKIYNSL from the coding sequence ATGAATTCTATTAATATTATTAATATTCTAGGAGTTTATCCTCCGCCTTTAGGAGGTGTGTCTATTCATGTTAAGCGATTAATACATGGCTTAAATAAATATAGATTAATCTTTCTAATAAATTATGGATCTAAAGTGAAAGGTTTTGAATATATAGAAAATATACATTCATTGCCATTTTATATTTTTTCTTTATTGTGGAAGAGAAGAAGGATTATACATGTTCATTCAAATTCATATGTAATATTTTTACTCCTTTTGCTATTTGGAATTCGTCATAAGATTGGTGTGACATTACATAATCAAAGAATAGCGAGGATGAAGTCTTCGTTTAAACAATTTGTGTTTACATCGTTTTTTCATAGAGCGGATTTTATTATTTTGAATAGTAAAAAGTATTCAGATATTCTTGTTCAAAAGTATAGATTGTCAGAAAATCGATTGCATGTGATTCCTGCTTTTATTCCTCCGATGAAGTCTGAGTCTTGTGGATTGCCAAAGGGGGTGTTAGAATTTAGAAAAAAATGTAATTATCTGATTTCTGCAAATGCTTTTCGTTTGGTTGTTGAAGATGGTTTGGATTTATATGGATTAGATCTTTTGATAGACTTGATTTATGATTTAAGGAAGGATGGTATTAATGCAGGTTTGTTATTCTGTTTGCCAGAAATAGGTAATAAAAAATATTATGAGGAGCTTCAGAAAAGAATTGAGAATTATCATTTAAAAGAGTATGTGAAGATAGTTTCTGGTATAATACAAAACGCATTTGAATATTGGAAGATTTCAGATGTTTTTATTCGTCCTACTACTACTGATATCGAGGGGATATCTGTAAAAGAGGCTTTGTGGGTAAATACTCCTGCTATAGCAAGTGATGTATGTGAGAGACCTGCGGGAACATTACTTTTTGAAAACAGAAACTATTTAGATTTAAAGGATAAAGTGTTGAAAATCTATAAGAAGGATAAATATGAGACTATAGATTTTAGAGAAAATGTACCTGATGTTGTAAATGAAATATTGAAAATATATAATTCTTTATGA
- a CDS encoding glycosyltransferase family 4 protein encodes MEMKKKKKVLVLYPSGNYLYPTTGGELYDSYLFKRILFSGQIDMSFFTKDHTRHINKWLLPAYILWSCRRIGSYDAVFLNSSWFAQSIWLLYFFRIFYPKLKVYVIHHHFRYQEMSGIKRLLQYMLEWLGLGVSFAVITPNPYTHSLIKQMRPDSRTVFLEMAFKKDVPTSSCYVLKRLLFVGTVYQRKGLLYLLEAIGQMSEKERSGIHLDIVGDLSYKKYYKRLLSLVHLYGLEDVVTFVGRISDEELKSYYSRAYCFVFPSLLEGYGMVLIEAMSYGLPVIAFDNSAIPFTVKNDRNGILVRDKNILDLKKSILKLCVDTDYHRKLCDGALDTYRNARSLSDLDVDIENFVIKELIN; translated from the coding sequence ATGGAAATGAAAAAGAAAAAGAAAGTACTTGTGTTATATCCATCGGGGAATTATCTATATCCTACGACAGGAGGAGAATTATATGATTCTTATCTTTTTAAAAGAATACTTTTTTCTGGACAGATAGATATGTCCTTTTTTACAAAGGATCATACTAGACACATTAATAAGTGGTTGTTGCCTGCATACATACTCTGGTCGTGTAGGAGAATCGGTTCATACGATGCTGTATTCTTAAATAGCAGTTGGTTTGCTCAATCTATTTGGTTGCTTTATTTTTTCAGAATATTTTATCCTAAGTTGAAAGTCTACGTTATTCATCATCATTTTCGGTATCAGGAAATGTCTGGAATAAAAAGACTATTACAATACATGTTGGAATGGCTGGGGCTGGGGGTGTCTTTCGCTGTTATAACTCCCAATCCATATACGCATTCCTTGATAAAGCAGATGAGACCAGATAGTCGTACTGTTTTTCTCGAAATGGCATTCAAGAAAGATGTTCCAACATCTTCTTGCTATGTGTTAAAACGGTTATTATTTGTTGGTACTGTATATCAACGGAAAGGACTTTTATATCTACTGGAGGCAATAGGACAGATGTCTGAAAAGGAAAGATCTGGGATTCATTTGGATATTGTGGGAGATCTTTCTTACAAAAAATACTATAAACGTCTGTTGTCTTTGGTTCACTTATATGGGTTGGAGGATGTTGTAACTTTTGTAGGACGTATATCAGATGAAGAATTGAAGTCATATTATTCTCGAGCATATTGTTTTGTATTTCCGTCTTTGTTGGAAGGTTATGGTATGGTGTTAATTGAAGCAATGTCTTACGGACTGCCAGTGATAGCGTTTGACAATTCAGCTATACCTTTTACAGTAAAAAATGATAGAAATGGCATATTAGTGAGGGATAAAAATATATTGGATCTTAAAAAATCCATTTTAAAACTATGTGTAGATACAGATTACCATCGGAAATTGTGTGATGGTGCTCTAGATACTTATCGCAATGCTCGTTCTCTTTCTGATTTGGATGTAGATATAGAAAATTTTGTAATAAAGGAACTAATAAACTAA
- the wzy gene encoding oligosaccharide repeat unit polymerase, giving the protein MSDVSRIDTYGAKLVLLPYMLAIIGSCLYTIILGVYNGDFIQRDVLFPLPALLVIAVLTIIPYIGIYGLYKRYRSKETENVPDKFKVAIIRNITWLLLLVHIGLLFTGYGQMGTSIEIDGGFFSYIRSAFFKLMVRPWVIAYLLISNSRKNLAVTVLLFSIHTILAHSLGGFFILLLILLFRQGKKVKSFVKRNFLFVLAILYLVPIVVSSAYNVRAQLRGQGGMSETSNIDIMVGKLCGRISSFSNSAYILQNSSQNVYDLELIPDFFYFYDTLHYWGYRPEFKSTGFYVEEQIKHSKLENSSTMPGVIGVLIMSYVKSPYIFLFNLFLMTFLLIIIFNLTKRIGFPNASGIAYILTIEFATSGDISALSNTIYTLLIIWFTLSISNIIIWK; this is encoded by the coding sequence ATGTCTGATGTCTCAAGAATAGATACATATGGTGCAAAGCTGGTTTTACTGCCATATATGTTGGCAATAATTGGCAGTTGTTTGTATACCATTATATTGGGAGTGTATAACGGGGATTTCATACAACGTGATGTGTTATTTCCGTTACCTGCTTTGTTGGTTATAGCTGTATTGACTATCATTCCTTATATAGGTATATATGGATTGTATAAACGGTATAGGTCTAAAGAGACAGAAAATGTACCCGATAAGTTCAAGGTTGCGATAATTCGCAATATTACATGGCTTTTATTGTTGGTTCATATAGGTCTACTCTTTACTGGATATGGCCAAATGGGAACTTCGATAGAAATAGACGGCGGATTTTTTTCTTATATCCGTTCGGCTTTCTTCAAGTTGATGGTACGTCCATGGGTTATTGCTTATTTGCTGATTTCCAATAGCCGTAAAAATCTTGCTGTAACTGTTCTTTTGTTTTCTATTCACACGATTCTTGCTCATTCTTTAGGAGGGTTCTTTATTCTATTACTCATCTTATTGTTTAGGCAAGGCAAGAAGGTGAAATCTTTTGTGAAGCGAAATTTCTTGTTTGTATTAGCGATACTCTATTTGGTTCCGATTGTTGTCTCTTCCGCTTATAATGTTCGTGCACAATTAAGGGGACAAGGAGGGATGAGTGAAACTTCAAACATTGATATAATGGTTGGGAAATTATGTGGACGAATAAGTAGTTTTTCCAACAGTGCCTATATTTTACAGAACTCGTCACAAAATGTTTATGATTTGGAATTAATCCCCGATTTTTTTTACTTTTATGATACATTACATTATTGGGGATACAGACCTGAGTTTAAGAGTACTGGATTCTATGTGGAAGAGCAAATAAAGCATTCAAAATTAGAAAACAGTTCAACTATGCCTGGTGTCATAGGGGTTTTAATAATGTCATATGTTAAATCTCCTTACATATTTCTTTTTAACCTGTTTCTGATGACTTTTCTTCTTATTATAATATTTAATCTAACAAAGAGGATAGGATTTCCAAATGCTTCTGGAATTGCTTATATTTTAACAATAGAGTTTGCTACAAGTGGAGATATTTCAGCTCTTTCTAATACTATATATACCCTGCTGATAATATGGTTTACATTGTCTATATCAAACATAATAATATGGAAATGA
- a CDS encoding glycosyltransferase family 2 protein yields the protein MIPVISIIVAVYKAESCLRRCVDSLLAQTFQDYEILLVDDGSPDRSGEICDEYARKDNRVRVFHKENGGVASARQCGMNNARGEYVIHADPDDWVEPNMLEELYGKAKEENADMIICDVWRDTSKKSTYVKQRLFILEHCVMLKDVFQQLHGSCCNKLVKRACYSKYDVNFPEGLSYGEDTYVSVCLLAHPIKMAYVPKAFYHYVQNVNYSSLTRRPVKILVEQCEKLCDLLRCKLSENQFKEIYPALRYRQACVILTSAGENPYIVTFKKDFEGVRKAILHQNFSFKRKTLFWIAFYISPYIARFFYTFCR from the coding sequence ATGATACCTGTAATTTCTATTATTGTTGCTGTTTACAAAGCGGAATCCTGCTTGCGGCGTTGTGTAGACAGCCTGCTAGCACAGACTTTTCAAGACTATGAAATTTTGCTGGTAGATGATGGGAGTCCCGATCGTTCCGGAGAAATTTGCGACGAGTATGCCCGGAAGGACAATCGTGTCCGTGTATTCCATAAAGAGAATGGTGGAGTAGCGTCCGCTCGACAGTGTGGAATGAACAATGCAAGAGGCGAGTACGTGATACACGCTGACCCAGATGACTGGGTGGAACCGAATATGCTGGAGGAACTATACGGAAAGGCAAAAGAAGAAAATGCAGATATGATAATTTGTGATGTATGGCGGGATACTTCCAAGAAATCTACTTACGTGAAGCAACGGTTATTTATATTAGAGCATTGTGTGATGCTAAAAGATGTGTTCCAGCAGCTGCATGGCAGCTGCTGTAACAAGCTCGTTAAGCGAGCTTGTTACAGCAAATATGATGTGAATTTTCCGGAAGGGTTGTCATATGGAGAAGATACTTATGTCAGTGTATGCCTGTTGGCACATCCTATAAAGATGGCATATGTACCAAAAGCATTTTATCATTATGTCCAAAATGTAAATTACAGCTCGTTAACACGTCGTCCTGTGAAAATTTTGGTAGAGCAATGTGAAAAACTCTGCGATTTACTTCGTTGCAAATTATCAGAGAATCAATTTAAAGAAATTTATCCTGCTTTACGATATAGGCAAGCATGTGTTATCCTAACATCTGCAGGAGAAAACCCATATATCGTAACATTTAAAAAAGATTTTGAAGGTGTGAGAAAAGCTATTCTTCATCAAAACTTCTCTTTTAAGAGGAAGACTCTTTTTTGGATAGCATTCTATATATCACCTTATATTGCACGTTTTTTTTATACTTTTTGTCGTTAA
- a CDS encoding lipopolysaccharide biosynthesis protein translates to MVTDSRTSKSIKNSLVALAFYFINLVLQFFSRKVFLDYLGAEILGLNTTATNLLQFLNLAELGIGSAIACTLYKPLLEKDTVAINEIVSLQGWLYRRIAWIVIVGSLVLMAFFPWIFAKMPLPLWYAYASFGVLLVSALLSYFVNYKQIVLSADQKEYKIQYSYKASMLIKTLCQILAIRYLRDGYVWWLVLEIVFAIVASLVLNRMVRQTYPFLETKLGRGRELSRKYPAIIKKVKQLFFHKIGSFALTQTSPIIIYAYTTLTVVALYGNYMLVILGIQTLMTAIFNSMNAGIGNLVAEGNRKQIMSVFEELFSVRFLFTCIMCFGVFMLTPLFIILWVGNEYVMDTMTLLLMTVTLFIQLNRTTVDAYINAYGLFGDIFAPVTEASINICLSVLLGYFWGLNGVLLGVLISLFLVVFCWKPYYLFRKALKQRLKLYIIMYVKHLSVAIVSIILIYSVLKFVPMHSFESALSSFVYGVFITILYTLILLSMFYFLGLGLNRFIRRIQSMMNGRK, encoded by the coding sequence ATGGTAACAGACTCACGAACTTCGAAAAGTATAAAAAATAGTTTGGTAGCCTTGGCTTTTTATTTTATTAATCTGGTTCTTCAATTTTTCTCCCGTAAGGTATTCTTGGATTATCTTGGGGCAGAGATCTTGGGACTGAATACTACGGCTACCAATTTGCTTCAGTTCTTGAACCTTGCGGAATTAGGAATAGGATCAGCCATTGCTTGTACATTATATAAGCCTTTATTAGAGAAGGATACGGTTGCTATCAATGAGATTGTTTCCTTGCAAGGCTGGTTGTATCGGCGTATCGCATGGATCGTGATAGTGGGAAGTCTCGTGTTGATGGCGTTTTTCCCTTGGATCTTCGCTAAGATGCCGTTACCCTTATGGTATGCGTATGCTTCTTTCGGAGTGCTGCTAGTTAGTGCATTGCTGAGTTATTTTGTTAATTATAAGCAGATCGTTTTATCCGCTGACCAGAAAGAGTATAAGATCCAGTATAGCTATAAGGCCTCGATGTTGATTAAAACCCTTTGTCAGATATTGGCGATTCGATATTTGAGAGACGGTTATGTATGGTGGTTGGTATTGGAGATTGTGTTTGCGATCGTAGCTTCGTTGGTGTTAAATAGAATGGTCCGGCAGACTTATCCATTTCTAGAAACTAAATTAGGACGAGGTCGGGAATTATCGAGAAAGTATCCAGCTATTATTAAGAAAGTTAAGCAATTGTTTTTTCATAAGATCGGTAGCTTTGCTTTGACACAAACTAGCCCGATCATTATTTACGCCTACACTACACTAACTGTAGTGGCGTTATATGGCAATTACATGTTGGTTATCCTTGGGATTCAAACTTTGATGACTGCCATTTTTAATAGCATGAACGCAGGAATTGGGAATTTAGTGGCAGAGGGAAATCGTAAACAGATTATGTCGGTGTTTGAGGAATTATTCTCTGTTCGTTTTCTATTCACTTGTATAATGTGTTTTGGAGTGTTTATGTTGACTCCTTTATTTATAATACTTTGGGTGGGTAATGAATATGTGATGGATACCATGACATTGCTATTGATGACTGTTACTTTGTTTATTCAATTAAACCGTACGACCGTGGATGCTTATATCAATGCTTATGGTTTGTTTGGTGATATTTTTGCTCCAGTTACGGAGGCTTCTATCAATATCTGTTTGTCTGTGTTATTAGGATATTTTTGGGGGTTAAATGGTGTATTGTTGGGTGTGTTGATAAGTTTATTTCTTGTTGTTTTTTGTTGGAAACCTTATTATTTGTTTCGAAAAGCTTTGAAACAACGATTGAAATTGTATATAATTATGTACGTTAAGCATTTAAGTGTTGCAATTGTTAGTATAATACTTATTTATTCTGTATTGAAATTTGTCCCAATGCACTCATTTGAAAGTGCTTTATCTTCTTTTGTATATGGAGTGTTTATTACAATTTTGTATACACTCATTCTTTTATCTATGTTTTATTTTTTAGGACTTGGTTTGAATCGCTTTATTCGAAGAATTCAAAGTATGATGAATGGGAGAAAATAG
- a CDS encoding HepT-like ribonuclease domain-containing protein: protein MFDTELALDTLSQIKDTLSMIMARTSHIHKVDDFYMNESGMILLDSVCMKLVAVGEAIKNLDKITNKELLLKYPAVNWKDIKGMRDIIVHHYFDIDASVILYSLQKEVPDLYSTICVMLRDLSR, encoded by the coding sequence ATGTTTGATACGGAGTTGGCCTTGGATACCTTGTCGCAGATAAAGGATACTCTTTCAATGATAATGGCAAGAACTTCGCATATTCATAAGGTTGATGATTTTTATATGAATGAGTCTGGTATGATTCTATTGGATAGTGTTTGTATGAAACTTGTCGCTGTAGGTGAGGCAATCAAAAATCTAGACAAAATAACGAATAAGGAATTACTTCTTAAATATCCGGCTGTAAACTGGAAGGATATTAAAGGGATGAGAGATATCATTGTCCATCATTATTTTGATATTGACGCAAGCGTGATACTTTATAGTCTTCAAAAGGAGGTTCCGGATTTGTACTCCACTATTTGTGTTATGCTGAGGGATTTGTCTCGGTGA
- a CDS encoding nucleotidyltransferase family protein: MKSRQEILALLRDFKVRKGKKYGILKMGIFGSVARDQQTESSDVDIYYEGEAQGLFSLSHLKNELEELLGSPVDIIRLRDRMNQLLRKRIEREGIYV; encoded by the coding sequence ATGAAGTCGAGACAAGAGATCCTAGCGTTATTAAGAGACTTCAAGGTTCGTAAAGGCAAAAAGTACGGAATCTTGAAGATGGGTATCTTTGGCTCTGTAGCTCGTGATCAACAGACGGAAAGCAGTGATGTGGACATTTATTACGAGGGTGAGGCGCAAGGGCTTTTCTCTCTCTCCCATTTGAAAAATGAATTGGAAGAATTGTTGGGAAGCCCGGTGGATATCATCCGTCTTAGAGACCGGATGAATCAGTTGCTTCGTAAACGAATCGAGAGGGAGGGAATCTATGTTTGA
- a CDS encoding BT4734/BF3469 family protein, which translates to MKECIMSFFNAPISNQVPSGVTSVKQLHTYITSNEWLKERTLSVQDALSDEKRFRKLKQNLLPYVTPAGVFSYRKEDRLLFLSGEFVIDIDHLPSPEETLHWRDTLFADNKLRPDLAFVSPSTTGVKLLVPYRLSPKASIEESFDKARLSAWEYLKWKYGLNADASNADLSRACFLCHDPSAKLRES; encoded by the coding sequence ATGAAAGAATGTATCATGTCCTTTTTCAACGCCCCCATCTCCAATCAAGTGCCGAGTGGCGTGACCAGTGTCAAACAGTTGCATACCTATATCACCTCCAACGAGTGGCTGAAAGAACGAACGCTCAGCGTACAGGACGCTTTGAGCGACGAGAAACGGTTCCGCAAACTGAAGCAAAACTTACTGCCATACGTCACACCGGCCGGGGTCTTCTCCTATCGCAAGGAAGACCGCCTGTTATTCCTTTCCGGAGAGTTTGTCATCGATATCGACCATCTCCCCTCGCCGGAGGAAACCCTCCACTGGCGAGACACCTTGTTCGCCGATAATAAACTGAGACCGGACCTAGCTTTCGTCAGCCCAAGCACCACAGGCGTGAAACTGCTCGTCCCCTACCGGCTCTCACCCAAGGCTTCCATAGAGGAATCTTTTGATAAGGCACGGCTATCGGCATGGGAATACCTGAAATGGAAATACGGATTGAATGCGGATGCCTCAAACGCCGATCTCTCACGGGCGTGTTTCCTCTGCCATGATCCCTCCGCTAAGCTGCGGGAGAGTTGA